One Nostoc sp. UHCC 0302 DNA window includes the following coding sequences:
- a CDS encoding dihydroorotate dehydrogenase-like protein: protein MDLTTIYMGMKLRSPLVPSASPLSEDIDNIQRMEDAGAAAVVMHSLFEEQLRLEYYELHHHLTQGTESFPEALTYFPNSTSFRVGPETYLEHIHKAKQKVSIPIIASLNGSSVGGWTNYAKQIQQAGADALELNIYYVPTDMELTSSEIEQTYIDILCAVKAVVTIPVAVKLSPYFTNTANIAKRLDEAGADALVLFNRFYQPDINLNLLDVEPNVLLSTPQSMRLPLRWIAILYGRIHADLAATSGIHRGEDALKMLMVGSKITMLCSVLLRHGINHIRVIEQEIREWMQKYEYESVQQMQGSMSQKHCPNPSAFERAQYMRSLASYKPEWKAAHDTSYYFG from the coding sequence ATGGATTTAACTACAATTTATATGGGAATGAAATTGCGATCGCCTCTTGTTCCCTCTGCATCACCTCTCTCTGAGGACATTGATAACATCCAGCGTATGGAAGATGCTGGTGCAGCAGCAGTAGTTATGCATTCGCTGTTTGAAGAACAGTTGCGCCTAGAATATTATGAACTCCACCATCACCTCACCCAAGGCACTGAAAGTTTTCCTGAAGCCTTAACTTACTTCCCTAACTCAACTAGCTTTCGGGTGGGGCCAGAAACTTATTTAGAGCATATCCACAAAGCCAAGCAAAAGGTGAGCATTCCGATTATTGCTAGTCTCAATGGCTCATCTGTCGGTGGATGGACAAACTATGCCAAACAAATTCAGCAAGCAGGAGCAGATGCACTAGAATTGAATATTTACTACGTTCCTACCGATATGGAACTAACAAGTAGTGAAATTGAGCAGACTTATATTGATATTCTTTGTGCAGTCAAAGCAGTAGTAACTATCCCCGTAGCAGTCAAACTCAGCCCGTATTTCACAAATACAGCAAATATAGCAAAACGTTTGGATGAGGCGGGTGCTGATGCTTTGGTTCTATTTAACCGTTTTTACCAGCCGGATATTAATCTCAATCTTCTGGATGTTGAACCTAATGTATTGTTAAGTACACCCCAGTCCATGCGATTACCTCTGCGATGGATTGCAATTCTCTACGGTCGCATTCATGCTGATTTAGCTGCAACAAGCGGTATTCATCGGGGCGAAGATGCTTTAAAAATGCTCATGGTTGGTTCCAAGATTACGATGCTTTGCTCAGTACTGCTACGACATGGTATTAACCACATTCGAGTCATAGAGCAGGAAATACGTGAATGGATGCAAAAATACGAATACGAATCAGTACAGCAAATGCAGGGAAGTATGAGTCAAAAGCATTGCCCAAATCCCAGTGCTTTTGAACGCGCCCAGTATATGCGATCGCTGGCTAGTTATAAACCTGAATGGAAAGCTGCTCATGACACATCATATTACTTCGGTTAA
- the hypD gene encoding hydrogenase formation protein HypD, translated as MKFVDEYRDAAIAQHYAQAIAQITNQPWAIMEICGGQTHSIVKFGIDELLPQEITLIHGPGCPVCVTPVELIDQAIAIASLPEVIFCSFGDMLRVPGSRSSKEIGQTENKADQSQRDLLTVKANGGDVRIVYSPLDVLKIAQANPSKQVVFFAVGFETTAPATAMAIYQAHEQRIKNFSLLVSHVLVPPAMEAILASPDNCVQGFLAAGHVCTVMGYTEYEPISQKYHVPIVVTGFEPLDILQGVYLCVKQLQEGRSQVENQYTRSVRRDGNQAAQQMINEVFARGDRKWRGIGEIPESGLKLRQKYIEFDAQKRFPLANQKTEESAQCISGLILQGVKKPHQCPAFGSYCTPEHPLGAPMVSSEGSCAAYYRYRQIANII; from the coding sequence ATGAAATTCGTTGATGAATATCGTGATGCTGCGATCGCGCAACATTATGCACAAGCGATCGCACAAATTACTAACCAACCTTGGGCGATTATGGAAATCTGCGGCGGACAAACTCATTCTATTGTCAAATTTGGCATAGATGAGCTTTTACCTCAAGAAATTACCCTGATTCACGGCCCTGGTTGTCCTGTTTGCGTTACCCCTGTGGAGTTAATTGATCAAGCAATCGCGATCGCTTCACTTCCGGAAGTGATTTTTTGTTCCTTCGGCGATATGCTACGAGTGCCAGGAAGCAGGAGCAGCAAGGAAATAGGACAAACAGAAAACAAAGCTGATCAATCACAAAGAGATTTATTAACAGTTAAGGCGAATGGGGGAGACGTTCGTATTGTTTACTCGCCCTTAGATGTGCTGAAAATTGCTCAAGCCAATCCCAGCAAACAAGTTGTATTCTTTGCAGTCGGCTTTGAAACCACTGCACCTGCTACAGCAATGGCTATTTACCAAGCACATGAACAAAGGATAAAAAATTTCTCCTTACTAGTGTCACACGTCCTAGTACCTCCAGCAATGGAGGCTATTCTGGCTTCACCAGATAATTGTGTGCAAGGATTTTTGGCAGCTGGACACGTCTGTACTGTGATGGGTTACACCGAATACGAACCAATCTCGCAAAAATATCACGTCCCTATAGTAGTTACGGGATTTGAGCCATTAGATATTTTGCAAGGCGTGTACTTATGTGTGAAACAGTTACAAGAGGGGCGATCGCAAGTTGAAAATCAGTACACTCGTTCAGTCCGCCGTGATGGAAATCAAGCCGCTCAACAAATGATCAACGAAGTATTTGCGAGGGGCGATCGCAAATGGCGGGGAATAGGCGAAATACCAGAAAGTGGGCTAAAGCTTCGCCAGAAATATATTGAATTCGACGCACAAAAACGTTTTCCTCTTGCTAATCAGAAAACTGAAGAATCTGCTCAATGTATCAGTGGGTTAATTTTACAAGGAGTCAAAAAACCTCATCAATGCCCTGCCTTTGGTAGCTATTGCACTCCAGAACATCCCCTTGGTGCGCCGATGGTGTCATCAGAAGGATCATGTGCAGCTTACTATCGCTATCGGCAAATCGCAAACATTATATAA
- the hypE gene encoding hydrogenase expression/formation protein HypE, with protein MENFSLSCPIPITQYPNILLAHGGGGKLMHQLIEKMFLATFDNPLLNVRHDAARFTIQQQQLALTTDSYVVQPLFFPGGDIGSLAVNGTVNDLAMCGARPLYLSVGFIIEEGLPTQTLWQVVQSMQQAAKTAKVQIITGDTKVVNRGKGDGIFINTAGIGIIEHSQIIAPQSVQLGDVLLLNGDIGRHGIAIMAVREGLEFETAIESDSAPLADLVLALLASGIEIHCMRDLTRGGLASALNEIAEAAKVEIAIDENSIPIREDVQGACEILGFDPLYIANEGRFVMFIPKADVEKALEVMHLHPAGTLTQIIGRVTQISSGLVTIKSKIGSTRIVDMLSGEQLPRIC; from the coding sequence ATGGAAAATTTCTCACTATCATGTCCCATTCCTATAACCCAGTATCCTAACATCCTGCTAGCACATGGTGGGGGTGGCAAGCTAATGCATCAACTCATTGAAAAGATGTTTTTAGCAACTTTTGATAACCCGCTCCTAAATGTCCGGCACGATGCAGCCAGGTTTACCATTCAGCAACAACAGTTAGCTTTGACAACAGATTCTTACGTTGTCCAACCACTATTTTTTCCAGGTGGTGATATTGGTTCTTTAGCAGTGAATGGCACTGTCAACGATTTAGCAATGTGCGGCGCCCGCCCACTTTATTTGAGTGTTGGTTTCATTATCGAAGAAGGATTGCCAACTCAAACTCTTTGGCAAGTCGTGCAATCTATGCAGCAAGCAGCTAAAACCGCCAAAGTGCAGATTATAACAGGTGACACCAAAGTAGTAAATCGAGGTAAAGGAGACGGCATTTTTATTAACACAGCAGGTATTGGCATTATCGAGCATTCCCAAATCATTGCGCCTCAAAGCGTGCAACTAGGCGATGTTCTACTGCTGAATGGAGATATTGGGCGGCATGGAATTGCGATTATGGCAGTTAGAGAAGGTTTAGAATTTGAGACAGCTATAGAAAGTGACTCAGCCCCACTTGCTGATTTAGTTCTCGCACTGTTGGCATCTGGAATAGAAATTCACTGTATGCGAGATTTAACTCGTGGGGGTTTAGCAAGTGCATTAAATGAAATTGCTGAAGCAGCAAAAGTTGAAATTGCAATTGATGAAAACTCGATTCCCATTCGTGAAGATGTGCAGGGTGCTTGCGAAATTTTAGGTTTTGACCCCCTTTATATCGCCAATGAAGGACGGTTTGTCATGTTTATCCCAAAAGCAGATGTTGAAAAAGCGCTAGAAGTAATGCATTTGCACCCTGCCGGCACATTAACCCAGATTATTGGCAGAGTCACACAAATATCTTCAGGACTGGTGACAATAAAAAGTAAAATCGGTTCTACTCGAATTGTTGATATGCTCAGTGGAGAACAATTACCACGCATTTGCTGA